AAACCTAAATTACTAAGCATTTGCATTCTGACAATACCTTTTTTAACAATACCTTGTCCTTGGGTTGGCATTAGAAAACAGTTTTTCACTGTATCAATTTTATAATTGTCTATAAAGTTTTTATATGCCAATTGATACAAATATTGCTTCATAACATCTTCAATGCCAGGATAATTTCGCAATTCTTTTTCCTTTTCCAATTGAATATTATAATATTTGGCATCAAAAATAATAAACTGAGTAGTTCCTTTATTTTTCAAAATTGAGATAAGATCAGGTCTCAAAGTATCCTTTGCACTCTTGTTAAAAGTAGTGCTTTCATCATCAAATCCTATCCATGATGGTTTTTCTATAATATCTATTAGTCTTGTATTTGATTTATAACCACCATCCAATTCAACAGGAAAATCAAGTTGCCCTATTGCTATGTTGAGTTTATTACTGAATACTTCTGCACATACTTCCTCCCATACGAGATTAAAACTATTTGTCCCATACATGCTAATTCCATATGTATCTTCTAATGTTCTCTCATTGGACACATATGCGTACAGTGTTTTAATTAAAATTTGTTTTCTAGTTATAAACTGGACATTTAATTCTGATTGAAGACGATAAAGAACATACTCTCTATCTCCAAAATCATCTATATTTTCTTCAGAAAGTTCAATTGGAGATATATCAAATAAATCTAACAATTCAGACTCCTGCAATTGTCTAGAACAATTTGTTAATATACACTCATGTAACCTTTTAAAAAAATCATACTCATCATCAACTGTTTTTTCTGTATATAATTCAGTATAATACGGACGATTATTGTTTATGATAGCAAAACCATCGTTAATTGTTTTATCCCACAAAATTTCACCTTCACCATTAATCTCTACAATATCTTCAGTATTATTATAAACACCATATTCATAATAATCATTTATTAAAAATAGAATAACTGCTAAGAGATTAAAACTTTTATTGTCCCCGTTTCCATTATATAGGTTTACGATTTGTTCTTTAGATTTATACTTATTCAACACTTTTAACACTTGCTTCATTTCATTAAGAGGCTTATCTACTTTAAGCAGATACTTGGGATAGCATTTTATAATACGCGTACCAATTGTAATAACACCAACATATGTAAATACATAAAGATATGCATCATTTTCTGATTCAACTTCAGTAATCTCTACATCTTCATCAATTAAATTCGAAAGTTCTCTTTGCTTCAAATCATTCTTTACATTTTTCAACACACCAAATGCTTTAAGATTTCTTATAAATCTATCAAATTCATCAGACTTTAACTCAAATATATTACTAAGTTCATTTTGTGAATATCTTTTCTGCTCTCTTACGAATTTAGATATAATCTTCTTCATAGGTCACTACACCCCTCTACTATTAGCATAAAGTTCCCTAAAATCATCTCCAAAAATATCAATTCCTATTTCATCAAATGCATTGCAAACTGAAGAATATTTTGCCGTAGAATATCCCTCAGAATTACAACCATTGAACAATTTATGCTTATGCTGTTTAGCAGCGTCTTCATAAAGATACATGATAATTTTATTCTTAAATGCCTCTTTAAATTTTTCTGAATCAGCAATTTTATTATTACTAACTACTTTCATCACTTTTTTAGATAAAAAATACGGCCCTATCAGCTTGTCTTCATTTACATTATAATCCTCTGCTAATTTTTCATTGATAGCTTTTCTTAACTGATTCCACTCAATCTCCAATGCATGACTACCTTTACCTAGAATTATTTTTCCTTTAATATCTTTATCATTTTTATCAATTCCCAAATATTCAAAATTCCAACGTCTTTTGAATGCCGTATCCATAGGGAATACTCCTTGATCAGCACTATTCATAGTTGCCCATATAAACATATTGTCAGGAATCTTTATTCTCTGATAAGAGTTGTATTCTCCACCCAATTCCTTTGCTAAATATTTCATAACATCTTCACTTGCGCGAATTTCATATTCACTCACACCATAATCATCTCTATCAAGTAATTGAAAAACATCACCAAAAACAGCAGCAACTTTAGCACGATTAATTTCTTCAATCAACAATAAATGTGGTTGTGGATTGCCAGTTCTTCCACTCTTTAAAGCTTCTACATATACCCTCATAAAAGGGCCTGGTACAAACTTATATTTAATTTCCGAACTATTATTCTCTGTTACTGGTTTATATGTTCCTACAAAATGCGAATAGGCATAGTCAGGATGAAAAGTTACCCTCTCATATGTACCATTAGTGCCGCTAATTAATGTATTACAATCTTTTTTTAACTGATAACTTTTTCCGGTTCCTGGTGCTCCGAAGATAATACGGTTGCGCTCAAAATCAGATAAAAAATTAGTTTTGAAAGTTATATTCTCTCTACTATCATGACTGACAGTATTTTGTGTTATTATATCAATATGTTCATTTAATTCTGATACATTACCTGTATGCAACCATTCTGAATTTTTTAAATAGAAATATAAAAATTCTTTTCTAAATGCACATGCAAATTCTCCATGACCTTTATATTGTTGTACAAACCCTTCGCGAATAGCATTTGCTATACTTTGAATTTTAATTTGTTTTGACACAGGAGTATCAGGTGACACTGCATTGGACAACTGTAATCTCCAAGAACAAAAAATTGTCTCTCCATCTCTTTTGTAAATACCTAATGAAATTGCTTTTTCTCCATTTTGTAGTTTCTCATAAGCAAAATTCCAATATTTCGCCTTTGGTTGTATTCTCTGCTCGTCCATTAAATTGTTTCTACCACCTGGTGTTGTTCCTTTAGCACAAACAAATACATTGTATTGTTCATTACCATTAGGTATACTAACATTATATACATCATTCATTTCTGAACTTACTTGTTGTATATTAACACTATTCCCCAATGCATTAAAAGCATTTTCTAATTCCATCATTACTTGTTGTGCTGAAAGTGTATCTGTTGTTCTATTATAATCTGCAGCTACTATATTTCCATTTTTTTCGGCCCATTGATATTGTGACATTTAACATTTCCTCCCTCTATAATATCCAAATTTATTTAATACACTAACTTATTATTAGATTTTTATATAATTAACCATGCAAAACTGCTAAAAATATTATTTTATACTAAAGCAACAACATTTGCCTCTTCTTTTAATTAAATTTGTAGAAGTTCAATTAAAAAATAATTATTTATCTTAACTTTATTATTCAATTTTTTATATAATTCTACCATTTAATTATATATAATCTTTTAATAAAAATCCATATTGTTACTACAAAATAACTCTTTCTGCTTTTCTTAAATGTTCTACATAATTTAACAATAAATATTTAATTCTATAAATGTAAATGATCAATCCTTTTCAACATGCTAATTAAATATCATAATATTAGTGTTATATAATTTATAACAAAAAACAGTATTCTATTTAAAATACTGTTTTTTTATATTCCTTGCTATTTTTTCTACTAATAATGGTGGTACAGCATTTCCTATTTGCCTCCATTGATCTTTAAAATCACCGTATAGTTGGTAATCATCATCAAAAGTTTGTATTCTTTTTATTTCAGAAATCCTTAAAAACCTATTCTTCCAATGAAACGGTCCCATATTATTTGAAAAACTCGCTTGAATTGTCCACGAAGGTCTCTCTGGTGAAAGTTTCAATAGAAATGACCAATATCTTGACCTCCATTTAAAAACTGGTTTAGGGTACCCCCTTTTTTTAGTAAAATACAAATAATTATCACCTGGTGGCACTAACTTCAATAAATCTTTATGTTTAGAGCCAGCTTGCATTTTTTCATCTTCTGGTAAATCATAGTCTAAATCTCCAATAGCTTCCCAACAAGTTACCCAAGGTTTCATTTGTTTATGCAATAATTCACTATATTTTTCAGGATTATAATGCGTTGGTTCTGGAAATACAAATGACTTTCCAAATTTTTTTTTCACCCCAATACAAATAAATCTTTCTCTTGTTTGAGGTACTCCATAATCAGCAGCATTTATTACTCTGTAACTGATATTATATCCCAACTTTTCAGATTGATCTCTTAATAGTTTAAAAGCAGCTTCATGCGGTTTAAATACAAATCCATGGACATTCTCAAAGAAAAACACTTTTGGATTTAACTCTTCTAATGCCCTGAAGTAATTATATAAAGTAAATGAATTTTCATCTTCTAATGCCCTCTTCTTATCTTTTAAATAAAATCTTGATTTTGAATAAGCTGGACAAGGTGGACCACCTACCAGGCAATCTATTTCTTTTACACCTGTTCTTTTGGAAATTGATTTAAAATCTACCTTTCTAACATCATTGCATTCTACAATTTTATTAAATTTATATATCCCTTTAGTTGTATTTAACTCTAAAGTTTTACATGCGGGTTCCCAGAAATCAGTAGCAAATATTATATCATATCCAGCTTTTTGAAATCCCAAATCAATACCACCACCACCAGAATAAATACTTACTACACTTATCATCTTATTTCATTTCTCCTTTTAGTTCAGTATAATATTAATTATTTAATAATTTATCAAATAGTTCCTCCAACATATATACAGGTATACTATTCCCACTTAATTTATAAATTTTATTTCCCATATCTTCGATTTTTTCATAATCTTCTAGCTGAAAACATTGTAATAGTAAAGATTCTTTTGGTGTAATCTTTCTAATAAAACCTTTGCTAGATATAATATTATATCTACCATTTAATTGTGCAGATAAGGTTGTCATTATGCCATTTTTAGAGTACACTCTATATTGTTGGCTTGGTTGTTTACCATATATATTTTTTGAATTTAAACATATTACTTTATTTTTAATAACTTCTTTCTTTTCAGGTATTGCCTTTCTAACATTATCTGTTTTAGCCTCATCCATAATTCTTTTTTTAATTTGATCTTTTATATTATCACAATCATCATCTACTAATAAATCATGTAAATTTTTCATTGCTCTATTAGATTTTTCAGGAATTGAAAATTCACCTTCTAAACTCGCAACAATAAATACTCTTTCTCTATTTTGACATGCGCCAAAATTTTTTGAATTTAATAATTTATATCTTACTATGTATCCTAAGTTTTCTAAACATAAAATTATCTTATTTAAATCCTCTCTAAATCGTACATTAAGTAGATTTTTTACATTTTCAAATACTACATATCTAGGTCTCTTATGGGTAATAATTTCCAATGCACTCCATACAAGACCACTTCGAGTACCTTTTTTCATTCCTTTTTGCTTTCCATTATGGCTTATATCTTGGCACGGAAATCCAGAAATAAATAAATCAAAATCTTCAAGTTTAGAGATTTCAATCTTAGATATATCACCTAAATTATTATTTTCTCCATATAGTTTTTTATAAGCTTCAATGGCATCTCCATTTATTTCAGATGTATATAATACTTCAAAATCAATACCTAGATTTGAAAGTGCTTTTCGTGGTGCTCCAATACCTGCAAATGCCTCAAATACTTTTAATGCCATTTTGCCACCTCTTGCATATTTTTCTAAAATAGTTATAATTATCAATGCTTCAAATTATTTATTGTTTTATTAATATTTTTACCCATTTATCCTTAAACATATATTATACATCAAAATTTATCAAAATGTAATTATATTTTTAATTTAATGCATATTTGATAAATAAAGTTTTGAAAAGCAAACTATAAATGGTATATTATTTTAAAACCAGTAATAATTAAGTTCCTATCTAATTATTCAATCTCTTTATAAAAAACTTAAAATCCTGGAAACCCTTTGATTTCAGGCTATTTCTTAACTAGCTTCACCACCGTCTCCACATGTGTCGGAGCTACTATTAGAATGCATTTTTTCAACCTCGTTATTATCATGTGAATGCAATTCATCAGTTTTATGCCTACCTTTAGCATTTTTCCTTTTAGGTCTAAATTTATCCCAATTTAAACTATTCTTAAATCCTGTTTTATAGACAAATGTAATTTGTGCCGGGTCTTTATTTCCGTCTTCATCAATCCCACCTATAATAACTTTTTCTACTACACTTTCAAAAACATATCTATCAAATTCATCTAATACTTCATTTTTTTCTAGTGTCTTTTTAAATTCTTTTAAGCGACGTTTTATGTCTTTTTCATTTTCAGAAGTTTTAACAAGCCTTTTTCTATCTTCAATAAGATTTTCTTGAGTTACTACCAAATCAGCATATTTTGATTCATATGTAGCTTTACCAATTGAATCCTCTAATCTCATATCCACTAACTTATTTTTCTTTCCTTCTAATGTATTTATTTCCTTATCCATTTTTGATATTTGCTTGTTAGCACTACTACTATTTAAATTATCTTCCATTCTCTTCAAAAATTCTTCAAGCACTTCTTTGTCATCAGAGCATAATATACGATAGCTTTCTACAAATGCATCTTCAATAGCTTTTTCTGGTATTGCCTTGCTATCACTGCAAAATTTCTTACCTTTTTTAGTAGCTGTAACACACTGCCAGATAACTTTGCTGTAGTCTGTTCCACTATGCCAATTTCGTCTAGTTAATCTACCGCCACAAAAGCCACATTCAAGCATACAACTAAAAGCGTATTGTCTACTGAATTTTTCTCTTTTAATACTTCCATCACTATTTTTAACTCTGTTTTGATTTCTTCTTTTTAGAATTGCCTGTGCCTTTTCAAATGTTTCTTCACTAATAATTGCTTCATGGTGATCTCTAATATAAAATTTATCTTCTTCACCAAAGTTCTCTAGTCTTCTCTTTGAAATTGGGTCAACAGTAAAAGTCTTTCCCATAAGCAAATCGCCTTTGTATTTCTCATTTTTGATTATTCCAATTACAGTCGACTGCGCCCATGAACTGCTTCCATATCTTGTTTTATATCCAAGGTTCTCTAATTCTTTACCAATCACTGAACCTCCAGCACCTTCAATATATCGATTAAAAATATACTGTACAATTTTAGCTTCTTCTTGGTTTACAGTTATTGTTTTATCCTCTGGATGATAGTCATAACCTAGACATCCTTGAAATCCAACCAATTCACCACGTTTCATTTTCATTTTAAGTCCTTTTTTTACATTTGCAGATATATTTTCAACTTCTTGTTGTGCTACAGAGCTAAGAACTACAAGCAGTAATTCGCCATCCATTGTAAGAGTATTAATCTTTTCATCCTCAAAATAAACAGCAATATTCTTTTCTTTTAGCATACGAACATATTTTAATGTATCTAAGGTGTTTCTTGCAAAACGCGAAATAGATTTTGTAATCACCATATCAATTTCACCATTCATACATTCATTAATCATTCTTTGAAAATCTTCTCGTTTTGTCACCTGTGTTCCTGTAATTGCTTCGTCTGCAAAAATTCCAGCCATAGCCCATTCTTTATTTTTCTTGATTAGTTCTGTATAATAGGCTACTTGTGATTTATAGCTATTTAATTGGTCTTCACTATCAGTGCTTACTCTACAATAAGCGGCTACACGTAATCGTTCAATTGTTTTACCCTTATTTCGGTTTATTGATATACCTTTGGCTTTTATTACTTCAACTTCCTTCATATAAATCACCTCTTCGCATTCTCTTTGTTGTATTAATTATACATCAAATAAAAATGCAAATCAAGCAGTTATATCTGATACTATCTTATAATCTTTCATAAGTCCCTTTTTTACTTTTGTATATTCTTCTTCTGAAATCAGCTTACGAACAAGTAATTTTTTTAACATTGCAAGTTGCATACTATAACTAATCAAATCCTTGTTCATATAATCCCCCCTCTACTAATCTGTTATTTATTAAACAAATCGAATAGCTGTGGCACAGCTCACGGGAATTTAACCCCTGCATGGTTCTCATGCAGCCGTATCCATTGCCTGCGACGGTTTTATCACGCTCGGACTAAGGCTATACGGGAGTATCATTATTACAGTAAGAAGTCATGACAGTAATCTTGCCAAAGATTACTTACGGAACACTGACAGTAATCGCTCTTTTCAAGATTGTGACTTATCAGTCCGTCGGCTCTTTCATTATTGAAATGTATTCGACTGCTTTATATACTACGCGACTATAGCGCTTTCTTTGTCAAAGATCGAAAATAGGCTTTGTCAGCCTATCAGAGCATATTAGCCAACAGTATGCTCTGATAGAATGACAAATTTTAAACCAGGGCGTATGTAATGTTGCCCTACGCCCCAAAAGGATGTTAGATTTTAAAATTCAAAGTCATTTGCAGCAAGGCAGTAGTAAGCTGTTCTTGAATAGACTTGTCCACAAAGTAATATCCGTTACCACATTCATCAGCAAGCACCTTTGTAGAAAGCTTTGCAATATACCCCTCATAATGCTTCAATATATACTGGATTGCTACATCATCACCCTCCCTTGCTGCTTTTATGATCTGAAACGGAATCAACTTCTTTGCTCTTTTCATAACTCCTCCTCTAATAGTTTTTTTATAACTTCTAAAGCGCTAGTGCGGTTACGATATACGGTACTGCGGTTTACATCAAATTCTTCTGCGATTTCTTCATCTGACATTTCTAGATAATAAAACATCAGAATGATATCACGCTTGCGTTTTGACAAAATATCTAGTGCCTTTGCAATTTGATAGTCAGTAACTTCCACATCCAATGACAAGATTTTATACATCCGGTTGTCCAAATGATATATATCAAAAGTTTGCAGTTTGTTCAGCTCAAAGTCTGATATTTCCGAAAATAGAAGTTCATGCCTGCTACGCCTACCAATAGATCGGCTGCAGTTACTTTGAGTACATATCATCACTTTTCTTGCCATATAATCAAATTGGAATTGAATGGTCGTCTGAAAATCGTCTTGTACATGACTATTAAGTTTTTTTAATGATGGCTTGTTTAACGAAGATAGATTCATAAAGTATCACCCCCTTTCCCAATTAGTGAGAAATGAGAAAAATTCGTTTCCTGTTCTCTCTTTCACACTGACTCTCACCAGGAGACTGATACTTGTTGCAGAAAATATTACTATTGGGAGGAAATTTTTTAAGAACTGAAAAAGCCCGAACGAACGTAATCATCCATACTGGCTTTTAAATAGACATATTTTTTTATTATTTCATATAATTCTCCACAAATTATGTCATGACTATTCCAAAATGAAAATGAGCATTTTATTATAAAGCTATTTTGTTTATGAGTAAGCTTTATATCCTTATAATGACAACCTTTCTATTTCACAGCTGTCTAATAGTCGTTGATACTAGGATGAATAATGCTTGTTCTTGAAGAAAAAAAGACAGTGGCATTAACAGATAAAAAAGCCACTATAAGATAAATTAATTTATATATGATATGCAAATGTAATTCCAGCCTAATAGCGGATCTTACCGTTTAAATATATTGTATTTTGAGTAATTTTTAGTTATTATTCATTGCAACAAAAATAGCAGTTTGTGCCTTGTAATTTTATTTCTGAAATTACAAATAAATTTTTGTAAGTATTACATATTAAAACTCATAACAATTTCCCCTAGTTTTTTCATTATGCATGCACTTTCAAAAATGCGTATTATTTTTGAATCACACTACATAAATTCATATTATCAACCTTTGTTGAAAGTTTGAGTTTGAAGTTTTTTATGTTCCTTACTTGACTGATCCACAACTGCGTCATAAGTATAAAAATATACCACAAAAATTTTTTTGCATAAATATTTGTTTTTATAGAAATGAAATATTTCAAAAACTTATCATCGATAATCTTTTTGATTGCTGAATAAACAAATATAAAGATTAATAAATTGCTATTTTTATTAGAAGTTCTACCATTAGTTCTTAGCTTTAACTCATATAAAAAGTTAATAAAATGTTATAAAAAGAAATTAGTAGAAGTAGCAAAAAGTAAATTTAATTTTATTGAACCTTATATTATTTATAAATCTTCCTTTAACAATGGCTTCAATTGTTCGGTCATATTATCTATATTTTCAAAAAGGACACTTTTTCTAGTATCAAATTTATTAATCATATTTATATGTTCTGT
The Clostridium felsineum DSM 794 DNA segment above includes these coding regions:
- a CDS encoding LlaJI family restriction endonuclease, with the translated sequence MKKIISKFVREQKRYSQNELSNIFELKSDEFDRFIRNLKAFGVLKNVKNDLKQRELSNLIDEDVEITEVESENDAYLYVFTYVGVITIGTRIIKCYPKYLLKVDKPLNEMKQVLKVLNKYKSKEQIVNLYNGNGDNKSFNLLAVILFLINDYYEYGVYNNTEDIVEINGEGEILWDKTINDGFAIINNNRPYYTELYTEKTVDDEYDFFKRLHECILTNCSRQLQESELLDLFDISPIELSEENIDDFGDREYVLYRLQSELNVQFITRKQILIKTLYAYVSNERTLEDTYGISMYGTNSFNLVWEEVCAEVFSNKLNIAIGQLDFPVELDGGYKSNTRLIDIIEKPSWIGFDDESTTFNKSAKDTLRPDLISILKNKGTTQFIIFDAKYYNIQLEKEKELRNYPGIEDVMKQYLYQLAYKNFIDNYKIDTVKNCFLMPTQGQGIVKKGIVRMQMLSNLGLQDIQIRLLPAKMMYEKYLTSKIINVKALEL
- a CDS encoding AAA family ATPase encodes the protein MSQYQWAEKNGNIVAADYNRTTDTLSAQQVMMELENAFNALGNSVNIQQVSSEMNDVYNVSIPNGNEQYNVFVCAKGTTPGGRNNLMDEQRIQPKAKYWNFAYEKLQNGEKAISLGIYKRDGETIFCSWRLQLSNAVSPDTPVSKQIKIQSIANAIREGFVQQYKGHGEFACAFRKEFLYFYLKNSEWLHTGNVSELNEHIDIITQNTVSHDSRENITFKTNFLSDFERNRIIFGAPGTGKSYQLKKDCNTLISGTNGTYERVTFHPDYAYSHFVGTYKPVTENNSSEIKYKFVPGPFMRVYVEALKSGRTGNPQPHLLLIEEINRAKVAAVFGDVFQLLDRDDYGVSEYEIRASEDVMKYLAKELGGEYNSYQRIKIPDNMFIWATMNSADQGVFPMDTAFKRRWNFEYLGIDKNDKDIKGKIILGKGSHALEIEWNQLRKAINEKLAEDYNVNEDKLIGPYFLSKKVMKVVSNNKIADSEKFKEAFKNKIIMYLYEDAAKQHKHKLFNGCNSEGYSTAKYSSVCNAFDEIGIDIFGDDFRELYANSRGV
- a CDS encoding DNA cytosine methyltransferase, with product MISVVSIYSGGGGIDLGFQKAGYDIIFATDFWEPACKTLELNTTKGIYKFNKIVECNDVRKVDFKSISKRTGVKEIDCLVGGPPCPAYSKSRFYLKDKKRALEDENSFTLYNYFRALEELNPKVFFFENVHGFVFKPHEAAFKLLRDQSEKLGYNISYRVINAADYGVPQTRERFICIGVKKKFGKSFVFPEPTHYNPEKYSELLHKQMKPWVTCWEAIGDLDYDLPEDEKMQAGSKHKDLLKLVPPGDNYLYFTKKRGYPKPVFKWRSRYWSFLLKLSPERPSWTIQASFSNNMGPFHWKNRFLRISEIKRIQTFDDDYQLYGDFKDQWRQIGNAVPPLLVEKIARNIKKQYFK
- the dcm gene encoding DNA (cytosine-5-)-methyltransferase is translated as MALKVFEAFAGIGAPRKALSNLGIDFEVLYTSEINGDAIEAYKKLYGENNNLGDISKIEISKLEDFDLFISGFPCQDISHNGKQKGMKKGTRSGLVWSALEIITHKRPRYVVFENVKNLLNVRFREDLNKIILCLENLGYIVRYKLLNSKNFGACQNRERVFIVASLEGEFSIPEKSNRAMKNLHDLLVDDDCDNIKDQIKKRIMDEAKTDNVRKAIPEKKEVIKNKVICLNSKNIYGKQPSQQYRVYSKNGIMTTLSAQLNGRYNIISSKGFIRKITPKESLLLQCFQLEDYEKIEDMGNKIYKLSGNSIPVYMLEELFDKLLNN
- a CDS encoding recombinase family protein, giving the protein MKEVEVIKAKGISINRNKGKTIERLRVAAYCRVSTDSEDQLNSYKSQVAYYTELIKKNKEWAMAGIFADEAITGTQVTKREDFQRMINECMNGEIDMVITKSISRFARNTLDTLKYVRMLKEKNIAVYFEDEKINTLTMDGELLLVVLSSVAQQEVENISANVKKGLKMKMKRGELVGFQGCLGYDYHPEDKTITVNQEEAKIVQYIFNRYIEGAGGSVIGKELENLGYKTRYGSSSWAQSTVIGIIKNEKYKGDLLMGKTFTVDPISKRRLENFGEEDKFYIRDHHEAIISEETFEKAQAILKRRNQNRVKNSDGSIKREKFSRQYAFSCMLECGFCGGRLTRRNWHSGTDYSKVIWQCVTATKKGKKFCSDSKAIPEKAIEDAFVESYRILCSDDKEVLEEFLKRMEDNLNSSSANKQISKMDKEINTLEGKKNKLVDMRLEDSIGKATYESKYADLVVTQENLIEDRKRLVKTSENEKDIKRRLKEFKKTLEKNEVLDEFDRYVFESVVEKVIIGGIDEDGNKDPAQITFVYKTGFKNSLNWDKFRPKRKNAKGRHKTDELHSHDNNEVEKMHSNSSSDTCGDGGEAS
- a CDS encoding SHOCT domain-containing protein → MNKDLISYSMQLAMLKKLLVRKLISEEEYTKVKKGLMKDYKIVSDITA
- a CDS encoding helix-turn-helix domain-containing protein; the protein is MKRAKKLIPFQIIKAAREGDDVAIQYILKHYEGYIAKLSTKVLADECGNGYYFVDKSIQEQLTTALLQMTLNFKI
- a CDS encoding RNA polymerase sigma factor, with amino-acid sequence MNLSSLNKPSLKKLNSHVQDDFQTTIQFQFDYMARKVMICTQSNCSRSIGRRSRHELLFSEISDFELNKLQTFDIYHLDNRMYKILSLDVEVTDYQIAKALDILSKRKRDIILMFYYLEMSDEEIAEEFDVNRSTVYRNRTSALEVIKKLLEEEL